One Archangium violaceum genomic window, TCACGTGCTGGCCGCGCTCGTCCCGGGTGAGGAAGGAGCAGAGGTTGGCCTGGTTCTCCTCGAGCATGTCCGCCACCCGGCTCACCTGCTCGAGCCGCATCCGGCTCATCCGCTCCCGGGCGAGCTGCGCGGAGGCATAGACGCTGGTGAGCACGTTGCCCACGTTGTGCAGCACGTTGGTGGCGATCTCCGCCATGCCCGCGCGCCGGGCCGTCTGCACCAGCTGCCGGTGGACCTCCTTCAGCTCGCGGGTGCGCTCCTCCACCCGATGCTCCAGGCCCTCGTTGGCCTGGCGCAGGGCCTCCTCGCGATGCTGGACCTTGTCCGCCATCACCCGGAAGGCGCGGGCCAGCTGCCCCAGCTCGTCCTCGCGCGAGGTGTCCAGCTCGACATGGAAGTCCCCCGCGGCCACCCGGTCCGCGGCCCGCGTGAAGGCCAGCAGCGGGCGGGTGATCTGCTGCTTGAGCACCCAGGACATGATGACCAGCTCCACCAGCAGCGAGAGGATGCCGAGCACCAGCACGTTGCGCGCCGCCCGGACCGCGGGCGCGGACACCACGCTCTCGGGCAGCACCGTGACGAAGTTCCAGCCGGGGCCCTCGAGCCGGGCCACGCCGAGGTACTCGGAGAACTCGGGCAGCTCCACCACCGCCCGGTCCAGCGCGCGGCCGCGCACCCGCTCGAACATCCTCCGCAGGTAGTACCGCTGCTCCTCGGGGACGACGAGGCCGCCGTTCTGCCCGGCGTCACGCAGGAGGTTGTAGACGCCGGTGGAGCTCTCCTGGGTTATCTGGGGATGGGCGATGAGCTCCCCGTCGTCGCGGAAGATCATGTTGTACGCGCCGGGCAGGTGGTCGTTGATGGTGCGGGTCATCAACTCCTCCAGGAGCACGTCGTGGCCGAACGTCGCGACGTACCGCCCGTTCATGTCCAGCGGCGTGGCGACCGAGACCATCCACTTCCGGGTGCCCTGGTCCGCGTAGATGCCACTCCAGATGGTCTGCCGCGAGGGGTTGTTCTGGGGGCTGTTCGCGTTGAGGCCGAGCAACGACAGCTCCCCGCCCACGTCCTGGCACCAGGTGGGGCGCTCCGGCCAGTAGAGGATGATGACGCCCTCGGCCAGGACGACGTAGGTGTTCGTGAAGCGCGTGTGGAGGGCGGGCCCATACCAGGAGAGCACCTCATGGGCGGCCAGGATGCGCCGGCGCAGCCCCTCGTCGAGCTGCCGGCCCCGGTTGACGACGACGCCCGGCATCCTCGTGCCGTCGAAGCCCTCGGGGCGGCTGCGCACGGTGCCGTCGGGCCTCGGCCCGAAGAGCTTGTCGAAGCGTTCGCCCACGTCCTCCTTCTCCAGGGCGAGGATCCTCTCCTCCAGGGCCCTCTTGATGACGACGTGGTTGTCCTGTGCCAGCACGAAGAGGGTCTGCTCGCGCTGGCTGCGCTCCGACACATGCCGCTCCAACCGCGCGAGATCCTCGGTGCGCACGGCGTTGAGCAGGTGGAGGTAGCTGACGAGCGTACCCAGGGCGATGACCCCGGCGATGCGTACGCCCATCTTGAGCAACGTCGAGCGGGACA contains:
- a CDS encoding sensor histidine kinase yields the protein MSPPRPPPSLSRSTLLKMGVRIAGVIALGTLVSYLHLLNAVRTEDLARLERHVSERSQREQTLFVLAQDNHVVIKRALEERILALEKEDVGERFDKLFGPRPDGTVRSRPEGFDGTRMPGVVVNRGRQLDEGLRRRILAAHEVLSWYGPALHTRFTNTYVVLAEGVIILYWPERPTWCQDVGGELSLLGLNANSPQNNPSRQTIWSGIYADQGTRKWMVSVATPLDMNGRYVATFGHDVLLEELMTRTINDHLPGAYNMIFRDDGELIAHPQITQESSTGVYNLLRDAGQNGGLVVPEEQRYYLRRMFERVRGRALDRAVVELPEFSEYLGVARLEGPGWNFVTVLPESVVSAPAVRAARNVLVLGILSLLVELVIMSWVLKQQITRPLLAFTRAADRVAAGDFHVELDTSREDELGQLARAFRVMADKVQHREEALRQANEGLEHRVEERTRELKEVHRQLVQTARRAGMAEIATNVLHNVGNVLTSVYASAQLARERMSRMRLEQVSRVADMLEENQANLCSFLTRDERGQHVTPFLSRLGQNLLEERREVLTLLDDVGRYTEHIGDIVKVQQNYARTPRVHDEPVHLDALVEDALRINSDGLTRHQVKVERDMTPLPPLMTDKHKVLMILVNLISNAGYALEPVPVDARRLTVKMERTPTQRVRIEVRDNGMGIAPELSTRIFQYGFTTREDGHGFGLHSSALAAQELGGSLVAHSEGPGHGATFTLELPYLLAEEAS